From the Serratia nematodiphila DZ0503SBS1 genome, one window contains:
- the rnm gene encoding RNase RNM translates to MTDSNPPSIAFTLYDLHSHTTASDGYLTPTQLVLRAVEMRVGVLAITDHDTTAGLAEAAAAIAEQALPLRLVNGVEISTLWENHEIHIVGLGMDVAHPALVALLAEQTERRNRRAQEIGARLGKARIPDAYAGAQRLAGAGAVTRGHFARYLVEIGVADNMAQVFKKYLAKGKTGYVPPQWCTIEQAIDAIHQSGGQAVIAHPGRYDLTAKWLKRLLAHFAEHGGDAMEVAQCQQAPHERSQLAKYAQDYRLLASQGSDFHQPCSWIELGRKLWLPGGVEPVWRDWPQPGEAV, encoded by the coding sequence TTGACAGACAGTAACCCCCCATCCATCGCTTTTACTCTGTACGACCTCCACAGCCACACGACCGCCTCCGACGGCTACCTGACGCCGACGCAGCTGGTGCTGCGGGCGGTAGAGATGCGCGTGGGCGTGCTGGCGATCACCGATCACGACACCACCGCAGGCTTGGCTGAGGCCGCCGCCGCCATTGCGGAGCAGGCGTTGCCGCTGCGGCTGGTCAACGGGGTGGAAATCTCGACGCTGTGGGAAAATCATGAAATTCATATCGTTGGGTTGGGCATGGACGTCGCGCACCCGGCGCTGGTGGCGCTATTGGCGGAACAAACCGAACGTCGCAACCGGCGGGCGCAGGAGATCGGCGCGCGTCTGGGTAAAGCGCGCATTCCCGACGCCTATGCCGGCGCCCAGCGGTTAGCGGGGGCCGGTGCGGTGACCCGCGGCCATTTCGCCCGTTACCTGGTGGAGATTGGCGTGGCGGACAACATGGCGCAGGTGTTCAAGAAATATCTGGCCAAAGGCAAAACCGGCTACGTGCCGCCGCAGTGGTGTACAATAGAACAAGCCATTGATGCGATTCATCAATCGGGCGGCCAGGCGGTGATAGCGCATCCCGGCCGTTACGATCTGACCGCGAAGTGGTTGAAACGTTTGCTGGCGCATTTCGCCGAACACGGCGGCGACGCCATGGAAGTGGCGCAGTGTCAGCAGGCGCCGCATGAGCGCTCGCAGTTGGCGAAATACGCCCAGGACTACCGCCTGTTGGCCTCGCAAGGATCTGATTTTCATCAGCCTTGTTCGTGGATCGAACTGGGCCGCAAACTGTGGCTGCCGGGCGGGGTCGAGCCGGTGTGGCGCGATTGGCCGCAGCCTGGCGAGGCGGTCTGA
- a CDS encoding Rap1a/Tai family immunity protein, with protein sequence MIKQVSFLAALLFSSMANAGFYSGSGLLAESSGYVKNKSGEATVAEALNGGMFMGYVAGVFDTYSMQGNRNICPEAGMSIGVAADAVMQYLNEHPEQLHYSAPSVIMLALSAAYPCVRH encoded by the coding sequence ATGATTAAACAGGTTTCTTTTTTAGCGGCCTTATTATTTTCCTCAATGGCAAATGCGGGGTTTTATTCGGGCAGTGGTCTGCTGGCGGAATCCAGCGGTTACGTAAAAAATAAAAGCGGTGAAGCCACCGTGGCCGAAGCGCTGAATGGCGGCATGTTCATGGGATACGTCGCCGGCGTATTCGATACTTATTCCATGCAGGGCAATCGCAATATCTGCCCGGAAGCCGGGATGAGCATCGGCGTAGCCGCCGACGCGGTGATGCAGTATTTGAACGAGCATCCTGAGCAACTGCATTATTCCGCACCGTCGGTGATCATGCTGGCGTTAAGTGCCGCCTATCCCTGCGTGCGTCATTAA
- a CDS encoding YciK family oxidoreductase, with amino-acid sequence MHYQPKQDLLEQRIILVTGAGDGIGREAALTYARFGAQLVLLGRTESKLLAVQQEIAAQGGAPALVVTLDLLHATQEQCRQIADDLARQIPRLDGVLHNAGLLGDIAPMADLSMTMWQEVMQVNVNATFMLTQALLPLLLKSHAGSLVFTSSSVGRTGRADWGAYAVSKFATEGMMQVLADEYKNRNLRVNCINPGGTRTKMRASAFPHEDKNKLKTPTDIMPLYLYLMGEDSRRKTGMSFDAQPNRKPGAAE; translated from the coding sequence GTGCATTACCAACCCAAACAAGATCTGCTCGAACAACGTATCATTTTGGTCACCGGCGCCGGCGACGGCATCGGCCGTGAAGCGGCGCTGACCTACGCGCGCTTCGGCGCCCAGTTGGTGCTGCTGGGGCGCACCGAGAGCAAACTGCTGGCGGTACAACAAGAGATCGCAGCCCAGGGCGGTGCCCCGGCCCTGGTGGTGACGCTGGACTTGCTGCACGCCACTCAGGAGCAATGCCGGCAGATAGCCGACGATCTGGCGCGCCAGATCCCCCGCCTTGACGGCGTGCTGCACAACGCTGGCCTGCTCGGCGACATCGCGCCGATGGCCGACCTGTCGATGACCATGTGGCAAGAAGTGATGCAGGTTAACGTCAACGCCACCTTTATGCTGACTCAGGCGCTGCTGCCGCTGCTGCTGAAATCCCACGCCGGTTCACTGGTGTTCACCAGCTCCAGCGTCGGGCGTACCGGCCGCGCAGACTGGGGTGCCTATGCGGTGTCGAAGTTCGCCACCGAGGGCATGATGCAGGTGTTGGCCGACGAGTACAAAAACCGCAATCTGCGGGTGAACTGCATCAATCCGGGCGGCACTCGCACCAAAATGCGCGCATCTGCCTTCCCGCACGAAGACAAGAACAAGCTGAAAACCCCGACCGATATCATGCCGCTGTATCTGTATTTGATGGGCGAAGACAGCCGCCGCAAAACCGGCATGAGCTTCGACGCGCAGCCGAACCGCAAACCCGGCGCAGCCGAATAA
- a CDS encoding L-threonylcarbamoyladenylate synthase has product MSQLFYIHPDNPQPRLINQAVEVLRKGGVIVYPTDSGYALGCMLEEKAAMERICRIRQLDGNHNFTLMCRDLSELSTYAHVDNTAFRLIKNNTPGNYTFILKATKEVPRRLMNEKRKTIGLRVPSNPIALALLEALNEPMMSTTLMLPGNDFAESDPEEINDHLGKVVDLVIHGGFLGQQPTTVIDLTESSPEVVREGAGDAAPFR; this is encoded by the coding sequence ATGAGTCAGCTTTTTTATATTCACCCGGACAACCCACAGCCGCGTTTGATTAACCAGGCGGTTGAGGTGCTGCGCAAGGGCGGGGTGATCGTTTATCCCACCGATTCCGGCTACGCGCTGGGTTGCATGTTGGAGGAGAAGGCGGCGATGGAACGCATTTGCCGCATCCGTCAGTTGGACGGCAACCACAATTTCACCCTGATGTGCCGCGATCTGTCCGAGTTGTCGACTTATGCGCACGTCGATAATACGGCGTTCCGCCTGATTAAAAACAATACGCCGGGCAACTACACCTTCATTCTGAAAGCGACCAAAGAAGTGCCGCGCCGCCTGATGAATGAAAAGCGCAAAACCATCGGCCTGCGCGTGCCGTCGAACCCGATCGCATTGGCGCTGCTGGAGGCGCTGAACGAACCGATGATGTCCACCACCCTGATGCTGCCGGGCAATGATTTTGCCGAGTCCGATCCGGAAGAGATCAACGATCATTTGGGCAAGGTGGTCGATCTGGTGATCCACGGCGGCTTCCTCGGCCAACAGCCGACCACGGTGATCGATCTGACCGAATCCTCGCCGGAAGTGGTGCGTGAGGGGGCGGGCGACGCGGCGCCTTTCCGTTGA
- a CDS encoding YciN family protein gives MRTNTAPIGREALLAEANNIIRQHEDYLHGMIATDVEQKSGVLVFRGEYFLDADGLPTAKTTAVFNMFKHLAHLLSEKYHLVD, from the coding sequence ATGCGCACGAATACTGCACCTATCGGCCGCGAGGCCCTGCTGGCGGAAGCAAATAACATCATCCGCCAACACGAAGATTATCTGCACGGCATGATCGCCACCGACGTTGAACAAAAAAGCGGCGTTTTAGTTTTTCGCGGCGAATACTTTTTGGATGCCGATGGATTGCCCACCGCCAAAACCACCGCGGTATTTAATATGTTTAAACATTTGGCTCACCTGCTTTCGGAAAAATACCACCTGGTCGATTAA
- the cobO gene encoding cob(I)yrinic acid a,c-diamide adenosyltransferase: protein MAEDRHQQRQQRLKEQVDARIAAAQDTRGLLLVFTGNGKGKTTAAFGTVTRAVGHGMRAGVIQFIKGEWPNGEKNLLQQHGVEFQVMATGFTWETQNKAGDTAACQAVWQHGKRMLADSSLDLVLLDEVTYMLTYGYLELEELKEALLQRPAHQTVILTGRGCHRDLLELADTVTEMRPVKHAFDAGVKAQQGIDW, encoded by the coding sequence ATGGCGGAAGATCGTCATCAACAGCGCCAGCAGCGCCTGAAAGAACAGGTCGATGCGCGCATCGCCGCGGCGCAGGACACCCGCGGCCTGCTGCTGGTGTTTACCGGCAACGGCAAAGGCAAAACCACCGCCGCCTTCGGCACCGTCACCCGCGCGGTCGGCCACGGCATGCGCGCCGGGGTGATCCAGTTCATCAAGGGCGAATGGCCCAATGGCGAAAAGAATCTGCTGCAGCAACACGGCGTTGAATTTCAGGTGATGGCCACCGGTTTCACCTGGGAAACGCAGAACAAGGCCGGCGACACCGCCGCCTGCCAGGCGGTGTGGCAGCACGGCAAACGCATGCTGGCCGACAGCAGCCTGGATCTGGTGCTGCTGGACGAAGTGACCTACATGCTGACCTACGGCTATCTGGAACTGGAAGAGCTGAAGGAAGCGCTCCTGCAACGCCCTGCGCATCAAACGGTGATCCTGACCGGGCGCGGCTGCCATCGCGATCTGCTGGAACTGGCGGATACGGTCACGGAGATGCGGCCGGTGAAACACGCGTTCGACGCGGGCGTGAAGGCGCAACAAGGGATCGATTGGTAA
- the rluB gene encoding 23S rRNA pseudouridine(2605) synthase RluB produces the protein MSEKLQKVLARAGHGSRREIETMIEAGRVSVDGKVAKLGDRVEVTPAMKIRLDGHVLSIKESEEVVCRVLAYYKPEGELCTRSDPEGRPTVFDRLPKLRGSRWVAVGRLDVNTSGLLLFTTDGELANRLMHPSREVEREYAVRVFGQVDDAKVKQLSKGVQLEDGPAAFRTISFQGGEGLNQWYNVTLTEGRNREVRRLWEAVGVQVSRLIRVRYGDIDLPKGLPRGGWAELDLPAINYLRELVELKPETVSKMPVERERRRVKANQIRRAVKRHSQVAGSGRRSAPGSKPGKPSKRS, from the coding sequence ATGAGCGAAAAGTTACAGAAAGTTTTAGCGCGCGCCGGGCATGGCTCGCGTCGTGAAATCGAAACCATGATTGAAGCCGGGCGCGTCAGCGTCGACGGCAAGGTCGCCAAGCTGGGCGATCGCGTTGAAGTGACCCCGGCGATGAAAATTCGTCTGGACGGTCATGTCCTGTCGATCAAAGAGTCCGAAGAGGTGGTTTGCCGGGTGCTGGCTTACTACAAACCGGAAGGCGAGCTGTGTACCCGCAGCGATCCTGAAGGCCGCCCGACGGTGTTCGATCGCCTGCCGAAGCTGCGCGGTTCGCGCTGGGTGGCGGTAGGGCGCCTGGACGTCAACACCTCCGGTCTGCTGCTGTTCACTACCGATGGTGAACTGGCCAACCGTCTGATGCACCCGAGCCGTGAAGTGGAGCGCGAATACGCGGTGCGCGTGTTCGGCCAGGTCGACGATGCGAAAGTGAAGCAGCTGAGCAAAGGCGTGCAATTGGAAGACGGCCCGGCCGCATTCCGCACCATCAGCTTCCAGGGCGGTGAAGGCCTCAATCAGTGGTACAACGTGACCCTGACCGAAGGCCGCAACCGTGAAGTGCGTCGCCTGTGGGAAGCGGTGGGCGTGCAGGTGAGCCGCCTGATCCGCGTGCGTTACGGCGACATTGATCTGCCGAAAGGCCTGCCGCGCGGCGGCTGGGCCGAACTGGATCTGCCGGCGATCAACTACCTGCGCGAGCTGGTGGAGTTGAAACCGGAAACGGTCAGCAAAATGCCGGTGGAGCGTGAGCGCCGCCGCGTGAAGGCCAACCAGATCCGCCGCGCGGTCAAGCGCCACTCGCAGGTGGCCGGCAGCGGCCGCCGCAGTGCGCCAGGCAGCAAACCAGGCAAGCCAAGCAAACGCAGCTAA
- a CDS encoding anthranilate synthase component 1 — protein sequence MMNTKPQLTLLKAQASYRGDPTTLFHQLCGARPATLLLESAEINSKQNLQSLLVIDSALRITALGHTVSVQALTANGAALLPLLDEALPPQVRNQARPNGRELTFPAIDAVQDEDARLRSLSVFDALRTLLTLVDSPADEREAVMLGGLFAYDLVAGFENLPALRQDQRCPDFCFYLAETLLVLDHQRGSARLQASVFSEQTSETQRLQQRLEQLQAELQQPPQPIPHQKLENMQLSCNQSDEEYGAVVSELQEAIRHGEIFQVVPSRRFSLPCPAPLAAYQTLKDNNPSPYMFFMQDDDFTLFGASPESALKYDAGNRQIEIYPIAGTRPRGRRADGSLDLDLDSRIELEMRTDHKELAEHLMLVDLARNDLARICQAGSRYVADLTKVDRYSFVMHLVSRVVGTLRADLDVLHAYQACMNMGTLSGAPKVRAMQLIAASEGTRRGSYGGAVGYFTATGDLDTCIVIRSAYVEDGIATVQAGAGVVLDSIPQAEADETRNKARAVLRAIATAHHAKEVF from the coding sequence ATGATGAACACCAAACCACAACTGACATTGCTGAAGGCGCAAGCCAGCTACCGGGGCGATCCCACCACCCTTTTCCACCAGCTGTGCGGCGCCCGTCCGGCCACCCTGCTGCTGGAGTCGGCGGAAATCAACAGCAAACAGAATCTGCAGAGCCTGCTGGTGATCGACAGCGCGCTGCGCATTACCGCACTGGGCCACACCGTCAGCGTGCAGGCGCTGACCGCCAACGGCGCGGCGCTGCTGCCGCTGCTGGACGAAGCGCTGCCGCCCCAAGTGCGCAATCAGGCACGCCCCAACGGCCGCGAACTGACCTTCCCGGCGATCGACGCGGTGCAGGACGAAGACGCCCGCCTGCGTTCACTGTCGGTGTTCGACGCGCTGCGCACGCTGCTGACGCTGGTCGACTCTCCGGCGGACGAGCGCGAAGCCGTGATGCTGGGCGGCCTGTTCGCCTATGATTTGGTCGCCGGTTTTGAAAACCTGCCGGCGCTGCGCCAGGATCAACGCTGCCCGGACTTCTGCTTCTATCTGGCGGAAACTCTGCTGGTGCTGGATCACCAGCGCGGCTCGGCCCGCCTGCAGGCCAGCGTCTTCAGCGAACAAACGAGCGAGACACAGCGCCTGCAGCAGCGTCTGGAACAGCTGCAGGCCGAGTTGCAACAACCCCCGCAGCCGATCCCGCACCAAAAGCTGGAGAACATGCAGCTGAGCTGTAACCAGAGCGACGAAGAGTACGGCGCGGTAGTCAGCGAGCTGCAGGAAGCGATCCGCCACGGCGAGATTTTCCAGGTGGTGCCGTCGCGCCGTTTTTCCCTGCCATGCCCGGCGCCGCTGGCGGCCTACCAAACCTTAAAAGACAACAACCCCAGCCCGTACATGTTCTTCATGCAGGATGATGACTTCACCCTGTTCGGCGCTTCGCCGGAGAGCGCGCTGAAATACGATGCGGGCAATCGCCAAATCGAAATCTACCCGATCGCCGGCACCCGCCCGCGCGGCCGCCGTGCCGATGGGTCGCTGGATTTGGATCTCGACAGCCGCATCGAGCTGGAAATGCGCACCGACCACAAAGAGCTTGCCGAGCACCTGATGCTGGTCGATCTGGCGCGCAACGATCTGGCGCGCATCTGCCAGGCCGGCAGCCGCTACGTGGCCGACCTGACCAAAGTAGACCGCTATTCGTTCGTCATGCATCTGGTTTCCCGCGTGGTGGGCACCCTGCGCGCCGATCTCGACGTGCTGCACGCCTACCAGGCCTGCATGAACATGGGCACCCTCAGCGGCGCGCCGAAAGTGCGGGCGATGCAGCTGATCGCCGCCTCCGAAGGCACGCGCCGCGGCAGCTACGGCGGCGCGGTGGGCTACTTCACCGCCACCGGCGATCTGGATACCTGCATCGTCATTCGCTCCGCCTACGTTGAAGACGGCATCGCCACCGTGCAGGCCGGCGCCGGCGTGGTGCTGGATTCCATCCCGCAGGCGGAAGCCGACGAAACCCGTAATAAAGCCCGTGCCGTGCTGCGCGCCATCGCCACTGCGCACCATGCCAAGGAGGTGTTCTGA
- the trpCF gene encoding bifunctional indole-3-glycerol-phosphate synthase TrpC/phosphoribosylanthranilate isomerase TrpF: MQETVLHKIVRDKAQWIAARQQQQPLAGFQNDIVPSERSFYHALQGTRTAFILECKKASPSKGLIRENFDPVEIATVYKDFASAISVLTDEKYFQGSFDFLPLVSKTVSQPVLCKDFIIDPYQIYLARYYQADAVLLMLSVLTDDQYRQLAAVAHSLNMGVLTEVISEEELQRAIALEARVVGINNRDLRDLSIDLNRTRQLAPRVPHGVTVISESGINSYGQIRELSHYANGFLIGSALMSEPDLRAAVRRVILGDNKVCGLTRPQDAAAAYQAGAIYGGLIFVGRSPRYVDITRAREVISGAPLKYVGVFCDAQLDTVALTVERLGLHAVQLHGAEDQAYISALRARLPADCRIWKALSVKDRVPARDLQHVDRYLLDNGAGGTGQRFDWSVLQGEDLTNVMLAGGLRADNCVEAAKLGCAGLDFNSGVESEPGIKDPARLASVFQTLRAY, encoded by the coding sequence ATGCAGGAAACCGTGCTACACAAGATTGTCCGCGACAAAGCGCAATGGATCGCGGCGCGACAACAGCAACAGCCCCTGGCCGGCTTTCAGAACGACATCGTGCCGAGCGAACGCAGCTTTTATCACGCGCTGCAGGGCACCCGGACGGCTTTCATTCTCGAATGCAAGAAGGCTTCGCCTTCCAAAGGGCTGATTCGCGAGAACTTTGATCCGGTAGAGATCGCCACGGTGTATAAAGATTTCGCCTCGGCGATCTCGGTGCTGACCGACGAGAAATACTTCCAGGGCAGCTTCGATTTCCTGCCGCTGGTCAGTAAAACCGTCAGCCAACCGGTGTTGTGCAAAGACTTTATCATCGATCCGTATCAGATTTACCTGGCGCGCTACTATCAGGCCGATGCCGTCCTGCTGATGCTGTCGGTGTTGACCGACGACCAGTATCGCCAGTTGGCGGCGGTAGCCCACAGCCTGAATATGGGCGTGCTGACCGAAGTGATCAGTGAAGAAGAACTGCAGCGCGCGATCGCGCTGGAAGCGCGCGTGGTCGGCATCAACAACCGCGATCTGCGCGATCTGAGCATCGATCTGAACCGCACCCGCCAGCTGGCGCCGCGCGTGCCGCATGGCGTGACGGTGATCAGCGAGTCAGGCATCAACAGCTATGGGCAGATCCGCGAACTGAGCCATTACGCCAACGGCTTCCTGATCGGCAGCGCGCTGATGTCGGAACCCGATCTGCGCGCCGCCGTGCGCCGCGTGATCCTGGGCGACAACAAAGTGTGCGGCCTGACCCGTCCGCAGGACGCCGCCGCCGCCTATCAGGCCGGCGCCATCTACGGCGGGCTGATTTTCGTTGGCCGTTCGCCGCGCTATGTGGACATCACCCGCGCCCGCGAAGTGATCTCCGGCGCGCCGCTGAAGTATGTCGGCGTGTTCTGCGACGCCCAGCTCGATACCGTGGCGTTGACCGTTGAGCGCCTCGGGCTGCATGCGGTGCAACTGCACGGCGCGGAAGACCAGGCCTATATCAGCGCCCTGCGCGCCCGTTTGCCGGCCGATTGCCGCATCTGGAAAGCGCTGAGCGTGAAAGATCGGGTGCCGGCGCGCGATCTGCAGCATGTCGATCGCTACCTGCTCGACAACGGCGCCGGCGGCACCGGCCAACGCTTCGACTGGTCGGTATTGCAAGGCGAAGATCTGACTAACGTGATGCTGGCGGGCGGCCTGCGCGCCGACAACTGCGTCGAAGCGGCCAAGCTCGGCTGCGCCGGGCTGGACTTCAACTCCGGCGTGGAAAGCGAACCGGGCATCAAAGATCCCGCGCGCCTGGCCTCGGTCTTCCAGACCCTGCGCGCCTACTGA
- the sohB gene encoding protease SohB, whose translation MEFISVYGLFLAKVATVVLAIAALAILAVSLGQRKSRQKGELQLTDLGEQYREMQRDMRLARMDAAEQKVWLKQFKKQTKSDDKLKKQRAKSGAVEVAKPCLYVLDFKGSMDAHEVTSLREEISAVLAVASAQDEVLLRLESPGGVVHGYGLAASQLERLRKGGIRLTVAVDKVAASGGYMMACVADRIVAAPFAIIGSIGVVAQIPNFHRLLKKNDIDVELHTAGQFKRTLTLFGENTEQGREKFREDLNETHELFKRFVHEQRPSLDIDSVATGEHWFGSQAKEKGLIDAIGTSDDLLIAELDNHEVIAVRYTRRKRLMDRFTGSAAESVDRLLLRWWQRGEKPLL comes from the coding sequence GTGGAGTTTATATCTGTTTATGGCCTGTTTCTGGCCAAGGTCGCCACGGTGGTGCTCGCCATCGCCGCGTTGGCCATCCTGGCGGTCAGTTTGGGGCAACGCAAGAGCCGCCAGAAAGGGGAGCTGCAGCTGACCGATCTCGGCGAACAGTATCGCGAGATGCAGCGCGATATGCGCCTGGCGCGCATGGATGCCGCCGAGCAGAAGGTTTGGCTGAAACAGTTCAAAAAGCAGACTAAATCTGATGACAAATTGAAGAAACAGCGCGCCAAGTCCGGCGCGGTGGAAGTGGCCAAGCCGTGCCTGTATGTGCTGGACTTCAAGGGCAGCATGGACGCGCACGAGGTCACCTCGCTGCGCGAAGAGATCTCGGCGGTGCTGGCGGTGGCGTCGGCGCAGGATGAAGTTCTGTTGCGCCTGGAAAGCCCTGGCGGGGTGGTGCACGGCTACGGCCTGGCGGCTTCGCAGTTGGAGCGCCTGCGCAAAGGCGGCATTCGTCTGACGGTCGCGGTGGATAAAGTGGCGGCCAGCGGCGGCTACATGATGGCTTGCGTTGCGGATCGCATCGTGGCGGCGCCGTTCGCCATCATCGGTTCCATCGGCGTGGTGGCGCAGATCCCGAACTTCCACCGCCTGTTGAAAAAGAACGATATCGACGTGGAGTTGCACACCGCCGGGCAATTTAAACGCACGCTGACGCTGTTTGGCGAAAACACCGAACAAGGGCGCGAGAAGTTCCGAGAAGATCTGAACGAAACGCACGAGCTGTTCAAGCGCTTTGTGCATGAGCAGCGCCCGTCGCTCGACATCGACAGCGTCGCTACCGGTGAGCACTGGTTCGGTTCACAGGCGAAAGAGAAGGGCCTGATCGACGCCATCGGCACCAGCGATGATTTGCTGATCGCCGAGCTGGATAACCACGAAGTGATCGCCGTGCGCTATACGCGCCGCAAACGCCTGATGGATCGCTTCACCGGCAGCGCGGCGGAAAGCGTCGATCGTTTGCTGCTGCGCTGGTGGCAGCGTGGGGAAAAGCCGTTGTTGTAA
- a CDS encoding alpha/beta fold hydrolase, whose protein sequence is MTAFHSANMILDYQDVGSGPLTLVLLPGWCEPKTVFEPFIALAAERYRVISIDWRGHGLSSKATEMSLTADDLLEDVRQLLTALCLDNAVTLSVAHASWLAVALAEALPQRVRGMVFLDWIMTRPEPAFFTAVSRMQQPQQWLAARDALFDFWQGGIRHDRVKRHLEVEMAQEDYRLWRAAGVAIEQAYRQFGSPLQRLAGMSAPPPCRHIYSLDRRDDYLRQQQAFAAEQPFFSVVRLGEARTHLGILERPDAVLWAVEDFLAP, encoded by the coding sequence ATGACCGCATTTCACAGTGCCAACATGATACTCGACTATCAGGATGTCGGCTCAGGGCCGCTCACGTTGGTGTTGCTGCCCGGCTGGTGCGAACCGAAAACCGTGTTTGAGCCGTTCATCGCTCTGGCGGCCGAACGCTATCGGGTGATCAGCATCGACTGGCGCGGCCATGGCCTGTCGTCAAAAGCCACGGAGATGTCGCTGACGGCGGACGACTTGCTGGAGGATGTGCGCCAACTTCTGACGGCGCTGTGTCTGGATAACGCGGTCACTCTGTCGGTGGCGCACGCCAGCTGGCTGGCGGTAGCGTTGGCCGAAGCGTTGCCGCAACGGGTACGGGGCATGGTGTTTCTCGACTGGATCATGACGCGGCCGGAGCCGGCGTTCTTTACGGCGGTGAGCCGCATGCAGCAACCGCAGCAGTGGCTGGCGGCACGCGACGCCTTGTTCGACTTTTGGCAGGGCGGTATCCGCCACGATCGGGTCAAACGCCATCTGGAGGTCGAGATGGCGCAGGAGGATTACCGGCTTTGGCGTGCCGCCGGGGTGGCCATCGAACAGGCCTACCGGCAATTCGGCTCGCCGCTGCAACGCCTGGCGGGCATGAGCGCGCCGCCGCCGTGCCGGCACATCTACTCGTTGGATCGCCGCGACGACTACCTGCGGCAACAGCAGGCATTTGCCGCCGAGCAGCCGTTTTTCTCCGTGGTGCGTCTAGGGGAGGCCCGCACTCACCTCGGTATTCTGGAACGGCCTGACGCGGTGCTGTGGGCAGTGGAGGATTTTTTGGCGCCGTGA